In Natator depressus isolate rNatDep1 chromosome 9, rNatDep2.hap1, whole genome shotgun sequence, a single genomic region encodes these proteins:
- the LOC141993702 gene encoding uncharacterized protein LOC141993702 yields MKDRGHNRDPKQCRVKLKELRQAYQKTREANGRSGSEPQTCRFYDELHAILGGSATTTPAVLFDSFNGDGGNTEAGFGDEEDSSQQASGETGFPDSQELFLTLDLEPVPPEPTQGCLLDPAGGEGTSAACVSMITGSSPSQRLVKIRKKKKRTRDEMFSELMLSSHTDRAQTNAWRQIMSDCRKAQNDQEERWRAEERAEARMWRQHDERRQDSMLRLLEDQTSMLQCMVELQQRQLEHRLPLQPLCNQPPSSLSSIASTPRRPRTRWGGHRPTSHSTTEDCPKKRRLSFNKF; encoded by the exons atgaaggacagaggccataacagggacccgaagcagtgccgcgtgaaactgaaggagctgaggcaagcctaccagaaaaccagagaggcgaacggccgctccgggtcagagccccaaacatgccgcttctatgatgagctgcatgccattttagggggttcagccaccactaccccagccgtgttgtttgactccttcaatggagatggaggcaatacggaagcaggttttggggacgaagaagatagctcacagcaagcaagcggagaaaccggttttcccgacagccaggaactgtttctcaccctggacctggagccagtaccccctgaacccacccaaggctgcctcctggacccagcaggcggagaagggacctccg ctgcatgtgtttcaatgatcacaggatcttctccttcccagaggctagtgaagattagaaagaaaaaaaaacgcactcgagatgaaatgttctccgagctcatgctgtcctcccacactgacagagcacagacgaatgcgtggaggcaaataatgtcagactgcaggaaagcacaaaatgaccaggaggagaggtggcgggctgaagagagggctgaagctcgaatgtggcgacagcatgatgagaggaggcaggattcaatgctgaggctgctggaggaccaaaccagtatgctccagtgtatggttgagctgcagcaaaggcagctggagcatagactgccactacagcccctgtgtaaccaaccgccctcctccctaagttccatagcctccacacccagacgcccaagaacgcggtgggggggccaccggccaaccagccactccaccacagaggattgccccaaaaaaagaaggctgtcattcaataaattttaa